The window AGTCGGCGATCTCCCGCGAGGTCATCATCGCCCGCCGTTCCCGGCCCGGCTCACCGTGGATCCCCACACCCAACTCCAGCTCCCCGGCGGGCAGATCGAAGGTAGGGCTGCCCTTGGCGGGTGTGGTGCAGGCGCTGAGGGCGACACCGAAACTGCGCGAGTTCTCGTTGACCTGGCGGGCCAGCGCCTCGACCCGCTCCAACGGCAGGCCCTCCTCGGCGGCGGCGCCCGCGATCTTCTCCACGAACAGTGTGGCGCCGGTGCCGCGCCGGCCGGCCGTGTAGAGGCTGTCCGTGACGGCCACGTCGTCGTCGACGAGGATCTTGGCGATCTGGATGCCCTCGTCCTCGGCGAGTTCCGCCGCCATGTCGAAGTTGAGGACGTCACCGGTGTAGTTCTTCACGATGAACAGCACCCCGGCGCCGCTGTCCACGGCGGCCGCGGCCCGCACCATCTGGTCCGGCACCGGGCTCGTGAACACCTCTCCGGGACAGGCCGCCGACAGCATTCCGGGACCCACGAACCCGCCGTGCAGCGGCTCGTGCCCCGAACCACCGCCCGACACGAGCCCCACCTTTCCGGCCACCGGGGCGTCCCGCCGTACGATCACCCGGTTCTCGACATCCACGGTCAGCTCAGGATGCGCGGCGGCCATGCCCCGCAGTGCGTCCGCGACAACCGTCTCCGCGACGTTGATGAGCATCTTCATGGGTACCTCCTGGTGAGACTGGCAGCCTGCTCTGGGCAGTATCAGTCCTGTGACGCCGAATGGTCACGTGTACCGACGTCCCGGACGCGCGGGTCGCACCTTTGCTGCCGTGCGGTGGCGGGAGATCACGGCCGGCCGAGCAGGCGGTGCAGCGACGCCGTCAGACTCGCCACGAAGGCGTCACGGGTCCCGTCGTCGAGGAGGTCCAGGGACAGATAGGGGTTGAGGTCCTCCAGCTCGACCAGCAGCAGCCCGCCGTCCGGGGCACGGCAGGCGTCGACTCGCTGGATGCCGTGGTCGATGTCGTTCCAGTCGATGAAACGTCCGGCGAAGTCCAGGTCGGCAGCCGTGGGTTCGTAGCGTTCGAGGGCCCAGCGCCGGTCGGGGCGGGGTGCGTACAGGGCGTACTGGAAGCTGTGGTCGACGTAGTAGAACGACACCTCGTACCGGAAGTCGATCCGCGGCTGGACGAGCATGCCGGGGCCGGCGTCGTACTGCTGGGTTCTCAACCGCTCACGGGGGACGAACTCCAGGCCTGTCGAGTCCGCGCCGAATGTCGGTTTCACGACGTACTCGGCCGCGTCCGGGAGCAGCCCGAGGTCCTCCGGCCGGTCGACGGTCGGGATCACGGGAAAGCCTTGCGCGGTCAGGTCGAGAAGGTACTGCTTTCCGGCCTGGTCCCCCTTGCCCGTCAGCTGGGTGCAGACCCGGGCGCCCCGCCGGAGCGCCCGGTCGCGGAAGTCGTCGTACGCGGCCTGGTACCGCAGGACGGGTCCGCTGTTGCGGACCACGATCGCGTCGACGGCCAAGGCGTCCATCAACGCGGTGGCGTCGAGCGGATGGCACAGCGCGATGTCGAAGTCCGCGCGGAGCCGGGAGGTCAGGAAGATGTCCTCGTCGCAGTACCGGCGTCCCTTGGCCTGATAGGCCAGGTCGGTCACGAACAGCAGCCTGGGCCGGACGGACGCCATGGGCACTCCCGAAGATCGGTTTCCGGCCTCCATTACAACCCGGGCCGGTATCGGTACGCCCCACGGCCCGGGTACGGCCTGACAGGCCGACGGAACCTCGACGCCCGGGCCCGGTGCCGGGGGCGCCTCCCGCCCCGGGAAGCCGGCGGCGGGCCGCGGCCGCGCGGCTCGCCCTCGCAGGGCTTCGGTCAGCTCCGTGAACCGTCGGCCGCGTGACCGACTCCAGGCCGGAGGATCCGCGCGGCCCGGCGGGTCGAGGAGTTGCCGCGCGGCTGTTCGCGGGATCCGGGCGGCGGGTCCCCGCGGGCCCTGGAGATGACCATGCCGCTGAGGTGCCGGTCCGTGCCGGATGAGGGAGCCGACACGGACGTGTTCTGCGCGAAGCGTTGACTAGAAAGCGCTTGCCCCTTACGTTCCCGTTCAGCAGCGTGACCCGGCGTCGGCGTCTCGTATATGAGATGCCAGATGCCGGAGGCGGTATGGCCTGGGAACGTGCACTTCTCAGGATGCCGTCAGGAGCCGCACGGAGAGGCGCCACACTCGCAGGGCGATCCAAATGACGTACGTAGTTCACGTATCTGAAGAATGGAACGCTCTCGAAGGGACGCACCCGCATGCGTACTCGCCCCCCAGGTACACACCCCAGGAGACTGGTCGTGTCCACGGTCGTGGCATCCGCCCGCGCGATCCCCACCGCCGTGGCCCTGTCGCGGTCCGCGGGCGCCGCCGAAGCCTCCCCCATCGGTTTCGGCGGCGGCGCCACGGGCGGTGGCGGCGCGAATGTGGTGACGGTGTCCACGCTCGCCGCGTTCGAGGCGGCGGTCACCGGCGTCACGGTCGAAGCGGTCGGGGCCAGTGGTCCGGTCCCGCTCACCGGGCGGGCCGGCAGTGGCTCCAACGCCACGGTCCTGGGCGTCGGTTCGTCCTCGGGATGCACCGGCGGCGGGCTCTGTGCCAAGTGCTGCGGCCACTCCTTCGAACCGGCATCGCCGGTCGTCGGCTCGGTGGCGTCCGGAGCGGGCGCCGGAAAGCTCTGACCCCCACCAGTGGCCGCCGGTACTGCCGGGAGCCGCTGAACCCCCACCAGGAGAGAAGGAAACGGGACATGACTTCTCAGGCACAGCCGCGGACGCGGCAACGTCTGCGCAATCCCGCGCGGCAGACACTGACCGGCGGCCTCGGCGCCCTCGGTCTCACAGTTGGCATGATCATGACGGGTCTTACGCTTCCTGCGGCGAATGCCGCCACCTGGCCGACACCCTCCAGCAGTCAGGGCGTCTCCGCCACCATCGACGTGTCCGGCACCAAGGACTACGGGATGAAGCGCTTCTACGGCACCGGAGATCTGGCCGGTGACGGCCAGGAGGAGGGCCAGGACCCGATCCTGAAGCTCGCCGACGGAGCGGTGCTGAAGAACGTCATCATCGGGGCTCCGGGCGCCGACGGCATCCACTGCTCGGGCAGCTGCACCCTGCAGAACGTCTGGTGGGAGGACGTCGGCGAGGACGCCGCCACCTTCAAGGGCGGCAACGGCGCCACCTACACCGTGAGTGGCGGAGGCGCGAAGAAGGCCGCGGACAAGGTCTTCCAGCACAACGGCGGTGGCACACTGAACATCTCGAACTTCGCGGTACAGGAGTTCAAGACGCTCTACCGCTCCTGCGGGGACTGCTCCACCTCGTACACGCGGAAGGTGAACCTCAACACCATCGACGTGACCGGGACCGGCTCCACGGCGAGGATCGTCGGCATCAACGTCAACCGCAACGACGTGGCGACGCTGCGCAACATCACGATCCGCAGCGACGCGAGCCGCAAGGTCGTTCCCTGCCAGAAGTACAACAACAACACGGCGGTGGGTACCGGACCCGACAGCACCAACTGCAAGTACGCCACCTCGGACATCACCTACAGGTGAGCCGTGGCCCCGGCGGCCGGACGAACTCCCTCCTTGCTCGGGGTTCGCCCGGCCGCCGGGCGCCTGCGTGTCAGGCCCAGGCGGTGGCGACGACGAACGAACTGTCCTGGCGGAAGAGGTCGGTGGCGTCCGCACGGTCCACGCGGAGCTGGTAGTTGTAGTGGCGCAGGTAGTGGCCGGGGTAGTTGTACGACTCCAGGCGCACGGACCCGGACGAACTGCCCGTCCGGGCGATGAAGGTGGCGTCCCTGGCGAACGTGGACGAGCCGTTGTTCGCGTCGAAACGGCCCCGGAAGTCCCAGTGGCGCAGGTAGTTGCCGGCCGCGTTGCGGAACGAGTAGCCGTTCCCGTCGGCGAGGCCCGGCACGATGGTGAACGTGGACGCCTGCTTCTCCGCGGTCGTGCTGGAGGCGGTCACCACGGGAAGGTTGAGCAGGGCGGACTGGTCCTGCCAGTAGCGGGTGGTGAAGTTGCCCGACCGGAGCGAGCGCGTGACCCCGGTCGGCAGGGAGACCCCGCCGGAGACCGTCTCCTTGATCACGGTGAAGTGGCGCGCGGTGCCGGAGATGCCCGGCAGCGCCCGCGGAGCGCTCCAGGTGGCGAAGGAGTCGTAGCTGTCGCTGTAGTAGTAGCTGCCGTCGCCGTAGCCGTCGAAGAAGATCCGCCATGCGCCGTTGTCGAGCTGTATGAGCGCGGCGCCCTCGCGTGTGCTGCCCCAGCCGGCCCAGTTGCCCGTCCTGCTGATGGTGTACGGGCCGGCGAGCGAGGTGGCCGTGGCGTACTCGATGTACTTCGAGGTCTCGTTCTTCGTGAAGGCGTGGTAGGTCGAGCCGGTCTTCACCACGAACGTGTCGATGTGGTTGGCGCCGATGCCGGACATCGCGACCGGGGAAGTCCACGCGGTGAGCGCCGAGTTGGTGGCCCGCAGTCGGTACGGTGTGAAGATCCACTCGTCGTTGGTGGTCGAGCAGGACACGAGGATGTTCACGCTGCCGTCGCTGTCGACGAACCACTCCGGCGCCCAGGCGCGCGACAGGTTCGCGATGGGGACCGTGTAGTCGTACAGGAACGTCCAGTTGGTGCGGTCCGAGCTGCGGGCGAAGCCGATGGTGGTGCTGGTGTCCTGCCAGGTGTGCGTGGTGTAGGTGATGTAGTAGTAGCCATCGGTGTGCTTGAAGATGCTGGCGTCGCGGATCCGGTTGGCGGGCGGCGTGTACGCGGACGCCCTGGCGAGGCGGAAGTCCGTCGCGTCGTCCGACTGGTAGACGTTCACGGTGCCGTCGTTGCTGTTGAGGAACGGCACGATGGTGTAGCGGGTGGCCGAGCCGCTGGGCGGCGCGGCCGCCGAGGCGGTACCGAGCAGGCCCGGCACCCCGCCCATGACGAGGGCCGAGGCCGGCAGCGCGGCCATCGCCCGCAGCAGACTCCGGCGCGAGGGCGCGAAGGTCCGGTACGCGCCGGTCGCGTCCGAGGCGGCAGCGGGTCCGGCGGATCTGTCTGGCGTCATCATGTGCGGCTCTCCTTGCTGGTGCTTCCTGCGTTCCTGCGTTCCTGCGTTCCTGCGTTCGTGCCGTCGTGCCGTTCGTGTCGTGCTGGTGGCGCCGGACCCGTGGGCACCAGGGTCGTCCGTCCCGGGAACCGAGGTGCCTCGTCGTCCGCCCGACTGCCCTCACGTGCTGCCTACCGGCGAACGGCGTCATGGACAGGGGCGTGCGCACCACCCCAACTGGTCGATATG of the Streptomyces aurantiacus genome contains:
- the dhaK gene encoding dihydroxyacetone kinase subunit DhaK, producing MKMLINVAETVVADALRGMAAAHPELTVDVENRVIVRRDAPVAGKVGLVSGGGSGHEPLHGGFVGPGMLSAACPGEVFTSPVPDQMVRAAAAVDSGAGVLFIVKNYTGDVLNFDMAAELAEDEGIQIAKILVDDDVAVTDSLYTAGRRGTGATLFVEKIAGAAAEEGLPLERVEALARQVNENSRSFGVALSACTTPAKGSPTFDLPAGELELGVGIHGEPGRERRAMMTSREIADFSVNAILEDLNPRNPVLVLVNGMGATPLLELYGFNAEVQRVLTGRGVPVARTLVGNYVTSLDMAGASVTLCQIDEDLLRLWDAPVRTAGLRWGM
- a CDS encoding AbfB domain-containing protein, which gives rise to MAALPASALVMGGVPGLLGTASAAAPPSGSATRYTIVPFLNSNDGTVNVYQSDDATDFRLARASAYTPPANRIRDASIFKHTDGYYYITYTTHTWQDTSTTIGFARSSDRTNWTFLYDYTVPIANLSRAWAPEWFVDSDGSVNILVSCSTTNDEWIFTPYRLRATNSALTAWTSPVAMSGIGANHIDTFVVKTGSTYHAFTKNETSKYIEYATATSLAGPYTISRTGNWAGWGSTREGAALIQLDNGAWRIFFDGYGDGSYYYSDSYDSFATWSAPRALPGISGTARHFTVIKETVSGGVSLPTGVTRSLRSGNFTTRYWQDQSALLNLPVVTASSTTAEKQASTFTIVPGLADGNGYSFRNAAGNYLRHWDFRGRFDANNGSSTFARDATFIARTGSSSGSVRLESYNYPGHYLRHYNYQLRVDRADATDLFRQDSSFVVATAWA
- a CDS encoding pectate lyase codes for the protein MTSQAQPRTRQRLRNPARQTLTGGLGALGLTVGMIMTGLTLPAANAATWPTPSSSQGVSATIDVSGTKDYGMKRFYGTGDLAGDGQEEGQDPILKLADGAVLKNVIIGAPGADGIHCSGSCTLQNVWWEDVGEDAATFKGGNGATYTVSGGGAKKAADKVFQHNGGGTLNISNFAVQEFKTLYRSCGDCSTSYTRKVNLNTIDVTGTGSTARIVGINVNRNDVATLRNITIRSDASRKVVPCQKYNNNTAVGTGPDSTNCKYATSDITYR